Proteins from a single region of Rhizobiales bacterium GAS188:
- a CDS encoding D-3-phosphoglycerate dehydrogenase codes for MSAPYRVALSGDFRKADGSPVFPDFDLEPLRRAPRVEMAYLDPADPIRAEQLADFDALILLAHRFAKESVPPNGRLGVVARFGVGYDTVDVEACTKAGIALVITPDGVRRPVAVSIVTLMLALTGKLMVKDRLTREGPPGFARRGQHMGVGLVGRTLGSIGIGNIGAELFRLLKPFDMKFIAHDPYADRKLADDLGVELVGLEEVFRRADIVSVSCPLSPETHHLVNTERLALMKPTAYFINTARGPIVDQKALTKILQERRIAGAGLDVLEQEPPDPDDPILRLDNVILAPHALCWTDQCFAGNGAADVRAVLDVQHGREPRLVVNKAVLATGAWKKRMAEFRTRFGE; via the coding sequence ATGAGCGCGCCCTATCGCGTCGCCCTCTCGGGCGATTTCCGCAAAGCCGACGGCTCGCCCGTCTTTCCCGACTTCGACCTCGAACCCCTGCGCCGGGCTCCCCGCGTCGAGATGGCCTATCTCGACCCCGCGGACCCGATCCGCGCCGAGCAGCTCGCCGATTTCGACGCTCTCATCTTGCTCGCCCATCGCTTCGCGAAGGAAAGCGTCCCTCCCAACGGCCGGCTGGGCGTGGTGGCGCGCTTCGGCGTCGGCTACGACACGGTGGACGTCGAGGCCTGCACCAAGGCCGGCATCGCCCTCGTGATCACGCCGGACGGCGTCCGTCGGCCGGTGGCGGTCTCCATCGTCACGCTCATGCTGGCGCTCACCGGCAAGCTGATGGTCAAGGACCGGCTGACGCGCGAAGGGCCGCCCGGCTTCGCACGGCGGGGCCAGCATATGGGCGTGGGCCTGGTCGGCCGCACCCTCGGCTCGATCGGCATCGGCAATATCGGCGCGGAGCTCTTCCGTTTGCTGAAGCCCTTCGACATGAAGTTCATCGCCCACGATCCCTATGCTGACCGCAAGCTCGCGGACGACCTCGGGGTCGAGCTCGTCGGCCTCGAGGAGGTGTTTCGCCGCGCTGACATCGTCAGCGTGAGCTGCCCGCTCTCGCCCGAAACCCATCACCTGGTCAACACTGAGCGCTTGGCCCTGATGAAGCCAACCGCCTATTTTATCAACACGGCGCGGGGGCCCATCGTCGACCAGAAGGCCCTGACCAAGATTTTGCAGGAGCGCCGCATCGCTGGCGCCGGGCTCGACGTGCTAGAGCAGGAGCCGCCCGACCCGGACGATCCGATCCTGAGGCTGGACAACGTCATCCTGGCGCCCCACGCGCTTTGCTGGACCGACCAGTGCTTCGCCGGCAACGGCGCCGCCGATGTGCGCGCCGTGCTCGACGTCCAGCACGGCCGCGAGCCTAGACTGGTGGTCAACAAGGCCGTGCTCGCGACGGGAGCGTGGAAGAAAAGAATGGCGGAGTTCCGGACGCGCTTCGGCGAGTGA
- a CDS encoding 2-dehydro-3-deoxyglucarate aldolase/4-hydroxy-2-oxoheptanedioate aldolase translates to MAAHRMKDFAGRKEPKFGHFIVEFATPGIGHILKSAGCDFVLFDLEHSGFGFETVKSAIRYFEAADLPVIIRVPSREYHHIARAMDMGAEGLMLPMVGTAAEARHILESMKYTPDGRRGVALQVAHDRYRPGAVTDKFGAANRRSTFFCQIETAEGVENADAIAALPGVDCLWVGHFDLSVSLGVPGQFNSKKFTHAIDRVAAAAAKHGKSLGRLVPTVEQGIQLYGQGFDFICYSGDVWVLHDALAEAVGKLREGCSPKKAGKEKAERKS, encoded by the coding sequence ATGGCAGCGCATCGTATGAAGGATTTTGCCGGCAGGAAAGAACCGAAGTTCGGCCATTTCATCGTCGAGTTCGCGACGCCTGGCATCGGCCATATCCTCAAATCGGCCGGATGCGATTTCGTGCTCTTCGATCTCGAGCATTCGGGCTTCGGCTTCGAGACGGTAAAGAGCGCCATTCGGTATTTCGAGGCGGCCGACCTGCCGGTCATCATCCGCGTGCCTTCGCGGGAGTATCACCACATCGCCCGGGCCATGGACATGGGTGCGGAAGGCCTGATGCTGCCCATGGTCGGTACGGCCGCCGAGGCGCGTCACATCCTCGAATCCATGAAATACACGCCGGACGGCAGGCGCGGCGTCGCCCTCCAGGTCGCGCATGACCGCTACCGGCCGGGCGCGGTCACCGATAAGTTCGGCGCGGCCAACCGGCGCAGCACCTTCTTCTGCCAGATCGAGACGGCGGAAGGCGTGGAGAACGCCGACGCCATTGCCGCCCTGCCCGGCGTCGACTGCCTCTGGGTTGGCCATTTTGACCTCTCCGTCTCCCTCGGCGTGCCAGGACAGTTCAACTCCAAGAAGTTCACCCACGCCATCGACCGCGTCGCCGCCGCCGCCGCCAAGCACGGCAAGTCGCTGGGGCGCCTGGTTCCGACGGTGGAACAGGGGATCCAGCTTTATGGGCAGGGCTTCGACTTCATCTGTTATTCGGGCGACGTCTGGGTGCTGCACGACGCGTTGGCCGAAGCGGTCGGCAAGCTCCGCGAGGGTTGCTCGCCAAAGAAGGCGGGCAAAGAGAAGGCGGAGAGAAAGTCATGA
- a CDS encoding carbohydrate ABC transporter ATP-binding protein, CUT1 family, producing MANVKVSALHKRFGPVHAVRGIDLDIPDGEFTVLVGPSGCGKSTLLRTIAGLEDIDEGSIEIGGEVVNHMRPRDRDVAMVFQDYALYPHMTVFGNISLSLRARRMPKPEIEDRVKRAAEMLGIVPLLGRYPRQLSGGQRQRVAIGRAIVRNPRVFLFDEPLSNLDAQLRDEMRSEIKRLHQDIATTMIYVTHDQIEAMTLADRIVLLRDGLIEQQGAPLDLFKQPATLFVAGFLGSPQMNFLNGRLARGAGSAAVQLGDGGPTLKLPRGRDPKAADGAKIILGLRPEHIGRAAAGAPADGSARIAATIELVQPTGSRSYATFRLAEQPVMAELQAHDVSRPGEQISVDIDLGRAALFDPATGKAL from the coding sequence ATGGCGAACGTCAAGGTGAGCGCGCTGCACAAGCGGTTCGGCCCGGTCCACGCCGTCCGGGGGATCGACCTCGACATCCCCGACGGCGAATTCACGGTCCTGGTCGGCCCCTCGGGCTGCGGCAAGAGCACCTTGCTGCGCACCATCGCCGGCCTCGAGGACATCGACGAGGGCAGCATCGAGATCGGCGGAGAGGTGGTCAACCACATGCGTCCGCGCGACCGGGACGTCGCCATGGTGTTCCAGGACTACGCGCTCTATCCGCACATGACCGTGTTCGGCAACATCTCGCTGAGCCTGCGCGCGCGCCGCATGCCGAAGCCGGAGATCGAGGATCGCGTGAAGCGCGCCGCGGAGATGCTCGGCATCGTACCGCTGCTCGGGCGTTATCCGCGTCAGCTCTCGGGCGGCCAGCGCCAGCGGGTCGCCATCGGGCGCGCCATCGTGCGCAATCCGCGGGTGTTCCTGTTTGACGAGCCGCTATCCAACCTCGACGCCCAACTGCGCGACGAGATGCGCAGCGAAATCAAGCGCCTGCACCAGGACATTGCCACGACCATGATCTACGTCACCCACGACCAGATCGAGGCCATGACCTTGGCCGACCGCATCGTGCTCTTGCGCGACGGTCTGATCGAACAACAGGGCGCGCCGCTCGACCTCTTCAAGCAGCCGGCGACATTGTTCGTGGCCGGCTTCCTCGGCTCGCCGCAAATGAATTTCCTGAACGGCAGGCTCGCGCGCGGGGCCGGTAGCGCTGCCGTCCAGCTCGGCGATGGCGGACCGACGCTCAAGCTGCCGCGCGGGCGCGACCCCAAGGCCGCGGACGGCGCCAAGATCATCCTCGGCTTGAGGCCCGAGCATATCGGGCGCGCCGCGGCTGGAGCGCCTGCGGACGGATCGGCGCGCATCGCAGCGACGATCGAGCTCGTCCAGCCGACAGGATCGCGCAGCTACGCCACCTTCAGGCTGGCGGAGCAGCCGGTGATGGCCGAGCTGCAGGCCCACGATGTGAGCCGACCGGGCGAGCAGATCTCCGTCGACATCGATCTCGGGCGCGCCGCCCTGTTCGATCCAGCGACCGGAAAGGCGTTGTGA
- a CDS encoding carbohydrate ABC transporter membrane protein 2, CUT1 family, whose amino-acid sequence MTGRSGSWKLGTRSLRAGGARCLLIGLFVVFVLVPLYWVFITSIKPSSDYLTVPPVWFPAEPTIVHYTAALFSYRGLQGLMNSLIVASAATVLSAVMGTMMAYSLARFNTGGQHLAFWVLSQRFLPPVAIVLPIFLLFRGWGLYDTHFGLIIAYTFMTLPLSVWMMYAYFRQLPRSLEDAALVDGLSRWQAFWMVAVPLAAPGVAAAAVFVFIAVWTEFFFALILTSRYAFTLPTIFRAFLGFQGAQYGEACALATTSLVPSIFLGMLVQRHLVRGLTLGALRG is encoded by the coding sequence ATGACGGGCCGCTCCGGATCCTGGAAGCTCGGCACGCGGAGCCTGCGCGCCGGCGGCGCGCGCTGCCTCCTCATCGGCCTTTTCGTCGTCTTCGTTCTGGTGCCGCTCTATTGGGTGTTCATCACCTCGATCAAGCCCAGCAGCGACTACCTGACCGTGCCGCCGGTCTGGTTCCCGGCTGAGCCCACCATCGTCCACTACACGGCGGCCCTGTTCTCCTATCGGGGGCTTCAGGGTCTGATGAACAGCCTCATCGTCGCCTCGGCCGCGACGGTGTTGTCGGCGGTCATGGGAACGATGATGGCTTACAGCCTCGCCCGCTTCAACACGGGCGGGCAGCATCTCGCCTTTTGGGTGCTGTCCCAGCGCTTCTTGCCGCCGGTCGCCATCGTGCTGCCGATCTTCCTCCTGTTCCGCGGCTGGGGCCTTTACGACACCCATTTCGGCCTCATCATCGCCTACACTTTCATGACCTTGCCGCTGTCGGTGTGGATGATGTACGCATATTTCCGCCAGCTGCCGAGATCGCTGGAGGACGCGGCGCTGGTTGACGGCCTCAGCCGCTGGCAGGCCTTCTGGATGGTGGCCGTACCGCTCGCCGCTCCAGGCGTCGCCGCCGCTGCGGTATTCGTGTTCATCGCCGTCTGGACCGAGTTCTTCTTCGCGCTGATCCTCACGAGCCGCTACGCCTTCACCCTGCCGACGATCTTCCGCGCCTTCTTGGGCTTTCAGGGCGCGCAGTACGGCGAGGCTTGTGCGCTGGCGACGACCTCCCTCGTCCCATCGATCTTTCTCGGCATGCTGGTGCAGCGCCATCTGGTACGCGGCCTCACGCTCGGCGCGCTACGCGGATGA
- a CDS encoding carbohydrate ABC transporter membrane protein 1, CUT1 family: MAHLATANRLPSASQGKRSGAVSAWVDRHFKWLMVAPAVLLILALSIYPLLFSLWVVFVNYDFQIPGHDFVGLENFSQVVDDPLAWSSLLTTILLSLTVVTLEFLLGLALALAMVKMFRGRGIIMSILIIPLFISPVIVGQSWALFLQRPFGPADYLLSQLLGHPVNISWVGEVPWVYIAIVVADVWQWTPFMFVILLAGLAAIPPHLYEAAELDGVSGLQTFIYVTLPQLAPIILLAITFRLLDAVRLFDIIFMLTGGGPGTATYTTSFYLYQIGFQQFHLSMATAGSWIFLILLSVVIMVLVRRLLRAEAA, encoded by the coding sequence ATGGCTCACCTTGCAACCGCAAACAGGCTCCCTTCCGCTTCCCAGGGGAAGCGGAGCGGCGCTGTCTCGGCATGGGTGGATCGGCATTTCAAGTGGCTGATGGTCGCGCCGGCTGTCCTGCTGATCCTGGCGCTCTCGATCTACCCCCTGCTGTTCTCCCTCTGGGTCGTTTTCGTCAACTACGACTTCCAGATTCCCGGCCACGACTTCGTCGGGCTCGAGAATTTCTCCCAGGTCGTCGACGATCCCTTGGCCTGGTCATCGCTGCTCACGACGATCCTTCTGTCGCTGACCGTCGTCACCCTCGAGTTCCTGCTCGGGCTGGCCTTGGCGCTTGCCATGGTCAAGATGTTCCGCGGACGCGGCATCATCATGTCCATCCTGATCATTCCGCTGTTCATCAGCCCGGTGATCGTCGGCCAGTCCTGGGCGCTGTTCCTGCAGAGGCCTTTTGGTCCTGCCGACTACCTCCTGAGCCAGCTGCTGGGGCATCCCGTGAACATCAGCTGGGTCGGTGAGGTTCCCTGGGTGTATATCGCCATTGTCGTCGCCGATGTCTGGCAATGGACGCCCTTCATGTTCGTGATCCTGCTCGCCGGGCTAGCCGCGATCCCACCCCATCTCTACGAGGCAGCCGAGCTCGACGGCGTCTCGGGCTTACAGACCTTCATCTACGTGACTTTGCCACAACTCGCCCCGATCATCCTGCTCGCCATCACCTTTCGTCTGCTCGACGCAGTCAGGCTGTTCGACATCATCTTCATGCTGACCGGTGGTGGGCCTGGCACGGCGACCTACACCACCTCCTTCTACCTCTATCAGATCGGCTTTCAGCAATTCCATCTCTCGATGGCGACCGCTGGCAGCTGGATCTTCCTGATCCTGCTTTCCGTCGTCATCATGGTGCTGGTGCGGCGCTTGCTGCGCGCGGAGGCCGCGTGA
- a CDS encoding carbohydrate ABC transporter substrate-binding protein, CUT1 family — MMNERELRDFNAGLSEEVDAWLRGDTSRRSFLTKLILMGGAAMVPGLGFTAAGSEAWAQVVDLSKVELADKSTPLGQTQAAAVKASTEGPTDGSAFRAVQAAQRYKGKGVTLNLTYEAGLQALEPKNFSGPLWQGLTGINFNVVELPHPDQYSKPIAEHIANSGAYDVLDIEPAWIPALANGGAIVPIDDYVAKYMNLSDLDDYHPLYKSITLYKGKRWGAFDDGDQFALYYRKDIFEDPKLKSAYQAKFGKPLALPATWDDYSQVAQFITDQLAPNVYGAAHFRKFGSPGNQFSFLQQFRANGGKFFDADMKAQLATQAGITTLDQMIAQNKASIPGNNDLDAVAQWAAWLQGKVAMIFSWPPTGRISSNYAQRDKAINFIPQSSIADKVGYAVMPGGNGEMASGYVRALAAGSANEEAAYLFMQWVSAPPLSLVRTMLPYTLRDPYRLSTYKSEQYRALWPAAKDYLITLCECSNTAVVDMIMPGWQDYALTIDRMCTSVWGGQDPKAALQGAAAEWDAVTKRLGIDAQKAAYQQFLQIPGSYADHTIEKLGQSVHIT; from the coding sequence ATGATGAACGAGCGTGAACTGCGTGACTTCAACGCTGGACTTTCCGAAGAAGTCGACGCATGGCTCCGGGGCGATACCTCGCGCCGATCTTTCCTGACCAAGCTGATTCTGATGGGCGGCGCCGCCATGGTGCCCGGATTAGGCTTCACCGCGGCCGGCTCCGAGGCCTGGGCCCAGGTGGTCGATCTCTCGAAGGTGGAGCTCGCGGACAAGAGCACGCCCTTGGGCCAGACCCAGGCCGCCGCGGTCAAGGCCTCGACCGAGGGGCCGACCGATGGCTCGGCCTTCCGCGCCGTGCAGGCCGCGCAGCGCTACAAGGGCAAGGGCGTCACGCTCAATCTGACCTATGAGGCCGGCCTGCAGGCGCTCGAGCCGAAGAACTTCTCCGGACCATTGTGGCAGGGCCTGACGGGCATCAACTTCAATGTCGTTGAGCTGCCGCACCCCGACCAGTACTCCAAGCCGATTGCCGAGCACATCGCCAATTCCGGCGCCTACGACGTTCTCGACATCGAGCCGGCATGGATTCCAGCCCTTGCCAATGGCGGGGCTATTGTTCCGATCGACGACTATGTCGCCAAATACATGAACCTTTCGGACTTGGACGACTACCACCCACTCTACAAGTCGATCACGCTGTACAAGGGCAAGCGCTGGGGTGCCTTCGACGACGGCGACCAGTTCGCCCTGTACTACCGCAAGGACATCTTCGAGGACCCGAAGCTGAAGTCGGCCTATCAGGCCAAGTTCGGCAAGCCGCTTGCGTTGCCGGCAACCTGGGACGACTATTCGCAGGTCGCTCAGTTCATCACCGACCAGCTGGCGCCCAATGTTTACGGCGCCGCGCATTTCCGCAAGTTCGGCAGCCCCGGCAACCAGTTCAGCTTCCTGCAGCAGTTTCGCGCGAATGGCGGGAAGTTCTTCGATGCCGACATGAAAGCGCAGTTGGCGACCCAAGCGGGGATAACGACGCTCGATCAGATGATTGCCCAGAACAAGGCCTCGATCCCGGGCAACAACGACCTCGATGCGGTAGCCCAGTGGGCGGCTTGGCTGCAGGGCAAGGTGGCGATGATCTTTTCCTGGCCGCCGACGGGGCGCATCTCGTCGAACTACGCGCAGCGCGACAAGGCGATCAACTTCATCCCCCAGTCGAGCATCGCCGACAAGGTGGGCTACGCGGTCATGCCGGGCGGCAACGGGGAGATGGCGTCGGGATATGTCAGGGCGCTCGCCGCCGGATCCGCCAACGAAGAGGCCGCCTACCTCTTCATGCAGTGGGTCAGCGCCCCGCCGCTGTCACTGGTGCGCACCATGCTGCCCTACACATTGCGCGACCCCTACCGGCTGTCGACCTACAAGTCCGAGCAGTATCGCGCGCTGTGGCCGGCCGCCAAGGACTATCTGATCACCCTGTGCGAGTGCTCGAATACGGCCGTAGTCGACATGATCATGCCCGGCTGGCAGGACTATGCGCTGACCATCGACCGGATGTGCACGTCCGTCTGGGGCGGACAGGATCCCAAGGCTGCCTTGCAGGGGGCCGCCGCCGAATGGGACGCCGTGACCAAACGGCTCGGCATCGACGCCCAGAAAGCGGCCTACCAGCAGTTCCTGCAAATACCTGGCTCCTATGCCGACCACACCATCGAAAAGCTAGGGCAGTCGGTGCACATCACCTGA
- a CDS encoding Quinol monooxygenase YgiN, translating to MAPLVVLVEFLVKPGFAERFGGLILANAEASVEREVGCQRFDVLVGPEDPRRFVLYEIYDNDGAFELHLLSCHYKTFAQAIEGHVEERSVRRLGFLGSVPKAGKTAKKTVSKTRVSKAGHSNKGREYERRQSKLNIDVA from the coding sequence GTGGCGCCGCTGGTGGTTCTCGTTGAATTCCTGGTCAAGCCCGGCTTCGCCGAACGCTTCGGCGGGCTCATTCTCGCCAACGCCGAGGCCTCGGTCGAGCGCGAGGTCGGTTGCCAGCGCTTCGACGTTCTTGTCGGGCCGGAGGATCCGCGCCGCTTCGTGCTCTACGAGATCTACGACAACGACGGCGCTTTCGAACTCCACCTGCTGTCGTGCCACTACAAGACCTTTGCGCAGGCGATCGAGGGTCATGTCGAGGAGCGCTCGGTGCGGCGGCTGGGCTTCCTTGGCTCGGTCCCGAAGGCCGGCAAGACTGCAAAGAAGACCGTCAGTAAAACGAGGGTAAGCAAGGCGGGACACAGTAACAAGGGAAGGGAATACGAGAGAAGGCAAAGCAAGCTGAACATTGACGTCGCCTAA
- a CDS encoding transcriptional regulator, GntR family produces MAPTEMGDRSRPELAAWPIRRRKVSEEAALRLEAMIRDGTFPEGALLPPERELMRMFGVGRASIREALYALGRMGLVQVRTGERPLVTRPTPENLLTELSGAARHFLAGSNGPEHFQEARALFEVGVARLAAVRASHEDIDRLRRALEANSAARGDIARFERTDVAFHYVLARITQNPIFAAVHDALVEWLTSQRTISLRAPGAEEAAFRSHRRIFDGVAAKDPEAAAAAMDEHLRSVVDLIRIATEAESGAAGGSR; encoded by the coding sequence ATGGCACCCACAGAGATGGGAGACCGGTCGCGCCCGGAGCTTGCCGCCTGGCCGATCCGCCGGCGCAAGGTCTCGGAGGAGGCAGCCTTGCGCCTCGAGGCCATGATTCGGGACGGCACCTTCCCCGAGGGCGCGCTGCTGCCGCCAGAGCGTGAGTTGATGCGGATGTTCGGGGTCGGCCGGGCCTCGATCCGCGAGGCACTCTACGCCCTTGGCCGCATGGGCCTGGTGCAGGTGCGCACTGGCGAGCGCCCCCTGGTCACGCGGCCGACACCGGAGAACTTGCTCACCGAGCTTTCGGGCGCAGCGCGCCATTTTCTCGCCGGATCCAATGGGCCTGAGCATTTCCAGGAGGCGCGCGCTTTGTTCGAGGTGGGCGTGGCCCGTCTGGCGGCAGTGCGGGCCAGCCACGAGGACATCGACAGGCTGCGACGCGCCCTCGAGGCTAATTCCGCGGCGCGCGGCGACATCGCCCGCTTCGAGCGCACCGACGTTGCCTTCCACTATGTGCTGGCGCGGATCACCCAGAATCCGATCTTCGCCGCGGTCCACGATGCCTTGGTCGAATGGCTGACGAGCCAGCGAACGATCTCGTTGCGTGCACCGGGCGCCGAGGAGGCGGCCTTCCGGTCCCACCGGCGGATATTCGACGGCGTGGCGGCGAAGGATCCTGAGGCCGCGGCGGCAGCGATGGACGAGCATCTGAGGTCGGTCGTGGATTTGATCCGAATTGCAACGGAGGCCGAAAGTGGCGCCGCTGGTGGTTCTCGTTGA